The segment CTGCGTCCCATGCAAAATGACGGATTGCACGGCTTCGGACGCGCCATCACCTTCGGACTCGATGCCATGCGCGGCGACGCGGTGGTCATCATGATGGCCGATGAATCCGACGATGCCCGCGACGTGGTGCGTTACTGGGAGAAACTCAACGAAGGCTACGACTGCGTCTTCGGCAGCCGCTTCACCAAGGGCGGCGGCGTCATCGATTATCCCCGGATCAAACTTTTCATGAACCGGATGGCCAACGCCTTTATCCGCATCCTTTTCCGGCACGGCCTGAACGACACCACCAACGCCTTCAAAGCCTACCGTAAAACCGTCATCGACGGCGTGCGCCCGATCCTTTCGCCGCACTTCAACATCACGGTGGAACTCCCCTTGAAAGCCATCATCCGCGGCTACAGCTATACCACGATGCCCATTACCTGGCGCAACCGCCGACACGGCGTGGCCAAACTCAAAATCCGCGAAATGGGCAGCCGCTACCTCTTCATCTGTCTCTACGTCTGGCTGGAAAAATACTTCAGCCGCGGCGACTACAAAAAACCATGAGCGCCAATTCACCGACCGATCTCAGCAAAATTTACCAGCAGCGTTTCGAGGCCAGCCTGGCCTACCGCAAAGCCATCTGGCAGACTTTGATCTCCGGCTTTTTTGCCGAATATCTTCGTCCCGACGCCGTGGTCCTCGATCTCGGCTGTGGCTACGGAGAATTTATCAATCAAGTCCAGGCCGCCCAGCGTTACGGCATGGACTTGAACCCGGACACACGCCAGAGACTGTCGCCAGAGGTGACCTTTCTGGAGCAGGATTGCTCGACCCGCTGGCCGTTGCCGGACCATTCGCTGGATGTCGTCTTCACGAGCAATTTCTTCGAGCATCTGCCGGATAAATCCGCCCTCGGACGCACTCTCGATGAAGCGTGCCGCTGTCTCAAAGAAGGCGGACGCCTGATTGCGCTGGGCCCCAATATCAAATATCTCCCCGGCACGTATTGGGATTTCTGGGATCACCATCTGGCCCTCACTGAACTTTCCCTTGAGGAAGCCCTCACCAACCGCACGATGGCCATCGAGAAATCGATCCCGCGTTTCCTCCCCTACACCATGGCGCGCGGCTGGCAGCCCCCGCTCGCCTTTGTGGCACTCTTCCTGAAACTGCCATTTCTCTGGAAGTGGTTTGGCCGCCAGTTTCTCGTCGTGGCCCGCAAGCCGGCTGCGACGAAAACGTAACACGGATTCTGCTGCAAATTGCTTGGCATCCTCACGGCAAGCCTCTCTATTGGCTCTCCCCCTTTTTCATGACCCAGCCCGGCCCAGACATTATCGTGGTGATTCCTATCTATAATGAGGAAGCCAATATCCAGAAGGTCGCATTGGAATGGAACACTGCCTTGGCTTCAACGGGTGCCAGTTTTCAGATTCTGGCGATCAACGATGGTTCACGCGATGGCACAGCGGCTGTGATTGACCAGCTTTCCGCAAAAATCCCCGCGATCCGCGCCATCCACAAGGCGAATTCAGGCCACGGGCGCAGTTGCCGTCACGGATACGAAATGGCGCTTCGGGAAGGAGCCCGCTGGATTTTCCAGATCGACTCCGATGGACAATGCGACCCATCCTACTTTTCCGAATTTTGGGCGCAGAAGGACGGGCATGACTGCGTTTTTGGGTTTCGCTCGGAACGCGGCGATGGCATGGGTCGGAAGCTCATTCAGATCTGCTGCCGCTGGGCCACGGGTTTTGCTACGTTGAAAGACTTGAAAGATCCAAACGTTCCATACCGTCTCATGCGCCGGGAGGTGATGGAAAAAGCCATCGCGGGAATACCCGCAGATTTTAACCTGCAAAATATCGCGCTCACCCTCCGCTTATTTCGCCAGAAGGAGGTGCGCTGGAAATTTATCCCCATCAAATTCCGTCCAAGGCAGGGCGGCTCCAACAGTATCAATTATCTGAATATTATCAGCCTCGGATGGGAGATGCTGGGGGATTTGAAGCGTCTCCGGCGCGAACCATGACGGGCAGTGGCCAGATGACGTGGGGGCCTGTGAAGGAGCGCATTCTTTTTTGCGTTAGCCTGGCAGCAGGATTTTTCATCATCAGCCAGCAAAGCCTCTGGATCGATGAGGCTCATAGTGCCTTGAAGGCGATGCAACCCGATCTCGCCTCATTTTTTCGGACGCTGGTTTCAGATGGCGGCTCCGACCTGCAAATGCCCGGATACATGCTCTGGCTCTGGGGTTGGGAAAAAATCTTCGGTCACAGCGAGTACGCGCTGCGTCTGGCCAATCTGCCCTGGTGGCTGCTGGCACAAGGGGTGACAATCCGGTTTTTTGGAAAAAAATCCGGCTTCTTTTGGGTCGGCAGCCTACTTTTTCTGCTGCATCCCTTTGTTTGGTACTATCTGGATGAAGCCCGTCCCTATGCGATGCAAATGGCAGGGGCGACTCTGCTGGCCATCGGAATTTTCGAGGCTCAAAACCCGGAGCGCTCCATTAAAAATTGGTTTTTGTGGGGCAGCTGCGGGGCCGTTTTGATGGGGATTACCAGTTTGCTAGCTTTTCTGTTTTCGGGAACTGGCCTGATCGTGCTGACATTTCTGCTTCTGTCTGAACGATCAACCCGCCAGCCAAAAACTTGGCTGCGCATCGTGCCCGCGCTGGCTGTTTTTTCGGCGACCGGCATTTATTACCTCTGGACGTTGTGCATTGGCGCGAGGGCCACCAATGGAACCGGCGGCACCGGATGGAGCAACCTTCTCTATGTGAGCTATGAGCTTTTAGGGTTTTCTGGCGTGGGCCCCTCTCGCATCGAATTGCGGCAAAATGGCGCGGGTGCCTTGCGTCCCTATCT is part of the Chthoniobacterales bacterium genome and harbors:
- a CDS encoding glycosyltransferase family 2 protein gives rise to the protein MTQPGPDIIVVIPIYNEEANIQKVALEWNTALASTGASFQILAINDGSRDGTAAVIDQLSAKIPAIRAIHKANSGHGRSCRHGYEMALREGARWIFQIDSDGQCDPSYFSEFWAQKDGHDCVFGFRSERGDGMGRKLIQICCRWATGFATLKDLKDPNVPYRLMRREVMEKAIAGIPADFNLQNIALTLRLFRQKEVRWKFIPIKFRPRQGGSNSINYLNIISLGWEMLGDLKRLRREP
- a CDS encoding class I SAM-dependent methyltransferase, coding for MSANSPTDLSKIYQQRFEASLAYRKAIWQTLISGFFAEYLRPDAVVLDLGCGYGEFINQVQAAQRYGMDLNPDTRQRLSPEVTFLEQDCSTRWPLPDHSLDVVFTSNFFEHLPDKSALGRTLDEACRCLKEGGRLIALGPNIKYLPGTYWDFWDHHLALTELSLEEALTNRTMAIEKSIPRFLPYTMARGWQPPLAFVALFLKLPFLWKWFGRQFLVVARKPAATKT
- a CDS encoding glycosyltransferase family 2 protein → MNTPIPLQLLSIVIPARDEEGCVASTVHHLHLELKLRGVPHEIIVVDDGSSDRTWEILQTEAAQMPELRPMQNDGLHGFGRAITFGLDAMRGDAVVIMMADESDDARDVVRYWEKLNEGYDCVFGSRFTKGGGVIDYPRIKLFMNRMANAFIRILFRHGLNDTTNAFKAYRKTVIDGVRPILSPHFNITVELPLKAIIRGYSYTTMPITWRNRRHGVAKLKIREMGSRYLFICLYVWLEKYFSRGDYKKP